In one window of Cydia fagiglandana chromosome 10, ilCydFagi1.1, whole genome shotgun sequence DNA:
- the LOC134667967 gene encoding uncharacterized protein LOC134667967, whose product MDTRRWSLSTCGECDFVLEPPRRSGIELERHKPCLGIDKLIQEERENQEWNVAFQKALVKRLEASERRLTLDDYLDDDDDDALPRGGRKRKRKKEAQTTAAPAVKTEQVAAKFPEPKEVFKEKKCRCSRKIRKEERKRKTFVKIMEREQRKFERRSLRAQEKYEKDRQKAYKKCENTQLAMEKGYFKRNKDGVVDKAEETYSVFIHMDPAECGCHARDRCWTKFKKRVFVFFVWFYIFGFIIAGIVTYVLTWL is encoded by the exons ATGGACACACGTAGATG GTCACTGTCGACTTGCGGTGAATGCGATTTTGTTTTAGAACCACCTCGACGCTCTGGAATAGAACTTGAACGTCACAAGCCTTGTTTAGGCATAGACAAACTAATACAagaagaaagagaaaatcaagaGTGGAATGTCGCTTTTCAAAAGGCTTTAGTAAAGAGATTGGAGGCTTCGGAGAGGAGACTCACGCTAGATGATTATTTGGACGACGATGATGATGACGCTTTACCTAGAGGAGGACGAAAACGAAAGAGAAAGAAGGAAGCTCAAACTACTGCTGCACCAGCAGTAAAAACTGAACAAGTTGCGGCCAAATTCCCTGAACCTAAAGAAGTATTCAAAGAGAAAAAATGCAGGTGCTCAAGAAAAATAAGAAAAGAAGAACGAAAACGGAAAACATTTGTAAAGATAATGGAAAGAGAACAAAGAAAATTTGAAAGGCGAAGTTTAAGAGCTCAAGAGAAATACGAAAAAGATCGACAGAAAGCTTACAAAAAATGTGAGAATACGCAACTCGCCATGGAAAAGGGATactttaaaagaaacaaagatGGTGTTGTAGATAAAGCTGAAGAGACTTATAGCGTGTTTATACATATGGATCCAGCTGAATG CGGTTGCCATGCACGAGACAGATGTTGGACAAAATTCAAGAAACGTGTCTTTGTGTTCTTCGTCTGGTTTTACATTTTCGGATTTATCATTGCCGGCATTGTTACCTACGTTCTAACATGGCTTTAG